GGGCAATCTGATGGGATGCTAGAGTAAGTGGGCCGAGTGGAGAGAGCAGCAAGGCAACGACTCCAAATAAGGTCACTTCGAATAAAATAGTCAGTGCAATCGGTAAGCCCAAGTTAAAAGTAGAGATGATTTTTGACAACTGAGGGGCGTATAACTCAGAAAACAAATGATTGTCTTTCATCCGTTTGGATAGTGCTATATAGGTTACCGTACTCACTAACATGGCAACATAAACTAGGGCCGTAGCGACTCCGCAGCCAGCGCCACCCATGGCTGGTAGTCCAAATTCGCCGTAAATTAGCACATAATTGGCCGGGATATTAACCAACAAGCCAATTGCCATAATGATCATAGTCGGTTTGGTGTTTGATAACCCTTCACAGTAATTTCGCAGCACTTGGTAGACTCCGAAAGCTGGGGCGGAATATAAAATATATTGCACATATTCAACGGTTACACGACGCAGTTCGGTTTCCATATCAATAAGTGAAAACCAGTAAGGTACAAATACACTGGCTAAACTAATCAACAAACAAATTGGCAGCACCAAGTAGAAGGTTTGCTGAGTTGCATCTGAGGTGAAATGGTTTTCTCCAGCCCCGTGTAACTTGGAAATAATCGGGGGCAAGGCCATTGCAAGACCTTGCACGAAACACAAGATTGGAATAGTAATACTAAATCCAATTGCGACTGCTGCCATATCAATCGCTGAAAAGCGACCGGCCATAATGGTATCTGCCACACCCATCAATGTCTGAGTTACTTGAGCCACCAGAAGTGGCCACGTTAACTTGCTCAGGTTGAGCAATTCTTGCTTAAATGTTTTCAAAATAACTCTATTTTTACTTCTGCGCCCTGGGGGACATTGCCTTGTTCTTGCTCTAAGAGAATATAACAATTAGCGTTTGCCACCGATGTCATAATACCTGAGCCCTGTTTACCGTTAAGTTTTACCCACAAAATACCATTATTATCTTGGTAAGCTATACCTCTTTGAAAATCGGCACGGCCAACTCGTTTATTGATTTTTTCTGCACATAACGCAACTTGTGGAATGCTTCTAGGGGGTTTACAACCCATTAAATTGTTCAATACGGGGGCAACTAGTTTTTCAAAGGTGACGTAAGATGAAACTGGATTTCCTGGTAAACCACAAAATATGGCGTCTTGGATTTTCCCAAAAGCAAAGGGTTTACCAGGTTTAATCGCCACCTTCCAAAAATTAATTTCACCAATTTGTTGCAGTACTTGTTTAACGTAATCGGCTTTGCCCACCGAAACACCACCACAGGTGATCACCACATCGGCATTATTGGCCGCATCTAATAGTGATTTTTTTAGGGCGTCAGGTTCATCAGCGATAATGCCATAATGTATAATGTCAACATTCAATTGTTGTAACAAGCCATGCAAAGCAAAGCGATTACTTTCATAAATTTGACCATCGTTGAGTGAGTCACCTGCTTCAACCAGTTCATCTCCGGTAGCAATGATAGCGACTTTTAATTTCGGCGTAACCTCAATCTTAGCAAGGCCTAAAGAAGCAATTAACGCTAAATGAGCAGGGGTTAACTTAGTGCCTTTTGTGATCACTTTATCGCCTTTACGAATATCTTCGCCGCGGCTACGAACGCTGTTGCCTGGTCTTACCGTGGTGTTTAGAATTATCTTTTGCGCTTCTGTGCTGACATTCTCCTGCATCACGACTGTGTTGGTTCCTGCGGGCAAAATGGCGCCTGTGGTGATCAAGACACAATGCCCAGGTTTAACTTCTGATTCAAAAGGATTCCCCGCCAACGCCTGACCTTGCACACATAACTCCGTGTCTGCAGCTAGGGTTACATCGCAAAAAAACGCATAACCATCCATCGCAGAATTGTCAGAAGGTGGAACATTTACCTCTGATACAATTGTGCTGGCCAGCACACGATTAAGGCCTTCAAGCAGATCTATAGTTTCAAAATCTGTAAGGGCTGGTGCCTGCTTTAACATTTTCGCCAATGCATGTTGTATTGGCAGTAGATCAGGAGAGTCACAATGCTCGTTCATAGACATTAAATATCACTTTTTGAAAAATTTGGATTGAAATATCAAAGGCTGTTTTAATCTATACTAGTCTGCCGACTAGTCCCTTGAACCCATGGCTACAGAATGAAATAATCTGTTTGGAATTATAGTTTTTCGATTTGGTAGCCTTTATTTTTTAACATTGCTAGCACACTGTCTTCGCCGACCAAATGCAAGGCTCCAACGAGGACAAGTTCAGTGTGTTGATTATTAAATAATGCCTCTATTTTGGGTAGCCACTTTTGATTCCTATCGACTAATAAATCATGATACAAATTCGGATAATCAGCTTTAAAGTCGGTTATACCTATATTATTCAAAGCTTGGGTATTTCCTGAGCGCCAAG
Above is a window of Aliiglaciecola sp. LCG003 DNA encoding:
- the glp gene encoding gephyrin-like molybdotransferase Glp, with the protein product MSMNEHCDSPDLLPIQHALAKMLKQAPALTDFETIDLLEGLNRVLASTIVSEVNVPPSDNSAMDGYAFFCDVTLAADTELCVQGQALAGNPFESEVKPGHCVLITTGAILPAGTNTVVMQENVSTEAQKIILNTTVRPGNSVRSRGEDIRKGDKVITKGTKLTPAHLALIASLGLAKIEVTPKLKVAIIATGDELVEAGDSLNDGQIYESNRFALHGLLQQLNVDIIHYGIIADEPDALKKSLLDAANNADVVITCGGVSVGKADYVKQVLQQIGEINFWKVAIKPGKPFAFGKIQDAIFCGLPGNPVSSYVTFEKLVAPVLNNLMGCKPPRSIPQVALCAEKINKRVGRADFQRGIAYQDNNGILWVKLNGKQGSGIMTSVANANCYILLEQEQGNVPQGAEVKIELF
- a CDS encoding MATE family efflux transporter; its protein translation is MKTFKQELLNLSKLTWPLLVAQVTQTLMGVADTIMAGRFSAIDMAAVAIGFSITIPILCFVQGLAMALPPIISKLHGAGENHFTSDATQQTFYLVLPICLLISLASVFVPYWFSLIDMETELRRVTVEYVQYILYSAPAFGVYQVLRNYCEGLSNTKPTMIIMAIGLLVNIPANYVLIYGEFGLPAMGGAGCGVATALVYVAMLVSTVTYIALSKRMKDNHLFSELYAPQLSKIISTFNLGLPIALTILFEVTLFGVVALLLSPLGPLTLASHQIALNFSSLMFMFPLSIGMATTIRVGFFIGKKDYAAAKLASKTAIILGLVIATISATTTILAREQISLLYSNNPEVVNLAMSLMMLAAMFQISDSIQAISAGALRGYKDTGAMFIITFIAYWLIGLPVGVLLALTDVIVPAIGARGFWMGFIFGLTSAAVMLGIRLRITQKRLECLSVQLS